In Opisthocomus hoazin isolate bOpiHoa1 chromosome 17, bOpiHoa1.hap1, whole genome shotgun sequence, one DNA window encodes the following:
- the UBXN11 gene encoding UBX domain-containing protein 11 isoform X2 → MKTLQKGEGAPDLPTAEELEIRCLQLQTQVWEMERFLNDYGLIWVGERHEQPEDSESLEDEEELPARSLWKPGEAVVSKHHIDFDLILENVKDLNMLAGEGVSQIEHTPGGARLRQPEPLPLTLYQNGIVMFNGPFRPYEDPSTQQCLQDIMDGYFPSELQMRYPDGIPLQVIDRRNVVFRERDLPGSFPGHGQAVGHSKSSEVQETTKTPGPKSSLKQFLNKPSKSSEHRGQVISVRDSARAAQQGTGGVWSSKEILVETPTLLALERTKTAEEAEASAPDICTLRIKSESGEQTYLLKMLFTETIGDLRQHLAYARGGDSDSYDIISTFPQRMYMDNSRSLQECGLIPNASLLLRRRDPSQQEGTGLQTA, encoded by the exons ATGAAGACGCTTCAGAAAGGAGAAG GTGCTCCTGACTTACCCACAGCAGAAGAACTGGAAATTAGGTGCCTTCAGCTGCAGACCCAGGTCTGGGAGATGGAG CGGTTTCTAAATGACTATGGTCTGATTTGGGTTGGAGAGAGACATGAACAGCCAGAAGATTCAGAATCACTTGAGGATGAAGAAGAGCTGCCAGCAAGGAGCCTATGGAAGCCAG GTGAAGCAGTTGTTTCCAAACACCACATTGATTTTGATTTGATCTTGGAAAACGTGAAGGATTTGAACATGCTGGCTGGAGAAGGTGTTTCTCAAATCGAGCACACGCCTGGGGGTGCTCGGCTGAGACAGCCAGAACCCCTCCCTCTTACGCTGTACCAAAATGGGATCGTCATGTTCAACGGGCCCTTTCGGCCCTACGAGGACCCATCCACACAG CAATGCCTGCAGGATATCATGGATGGCTATTTTCCTTCCGAGTTGCAGATGCGCTACCCAGATGGCATCCCTTTGCAG GTCATTGACAGAAGGAACGTGGTATTTCGGGAGAGAGACCTTCCAGGGAGTTTTCCTGGCCATGGCCAAGCAGTTGGCCATTCAAAATCAAGCGAGGTGCAGGAAACCACCAAGACCCCAG gtcCCAAATCCTCCTTGAAGCAGTTTCTCAACAAGCCTTCTAAGTCCTCGGAACACAGAGGACAAGTGATCAGTGTCCGAGATTCagccagagcagcacagcag GGTACTGGTGGGGTGTGGAGCAGCAAAGAGATCCTGGTGGAGACACCCACGCTGTTGGCCCTGGAGAG GACAAAGACAGCTGAAGAGGCTGAGGCTTCTGCTCCTGACATCTGCACTCTCCGCATCAAATCTGAGAGCGGGGAGCAGACGTACCTCTTGAAGATGCTGTTCACAGAGACCATAGGAGACCTGCGCCAACACCTCGCCTATGCCAG GGGTGGAGACTCCGACTCGTATGATATCATCAGTACCTTTCCCCAGAGGATGTACATGGACAACTCCAGAAGCCTGCAGGAATGTGGCCTGATCCCCAATGCCTCCTTGCTGCTGCGGAGAAGAGACCCCTCCCAACAAGAGGGGACAGGGCTGCAAACAGCTTAA
- the SH3BGRL3 gene encoding LOW QUALITY PROTEIN: SH3 domain-binding glutamic acid-rich-like protein 3 (The sequence of the model RefSeq protein was modified relative to this genomic sequence to represent the inferred CDS: inserted 1 base in 1 codon): MPGPAGPIGPRSHMPGGGGAAAPXPPSLPPSVGLSAGSGRDRSMSTLKVYSTSVTGSREIKSQQSEVTRILDGKNIKYELVDISQDNALREEMRAKAGNPKAIPPQIVNGDHYCGDYELFVEAVEQNTLQEFLKLA, from the exons ATGCCCGGGCCCGCCGGCCCCATTGGTCCCCGCAGTCACatgccgggcggcggcggggcggccgctc tccctccctccttgcctCCCTCCGTCGGGCTGAGCGCTGGGAGCGGCCGCGATCGCAGCATGAGCACTCTCAAGGTCTACAGCACCTCGGTGACCGGATCCCGGGAG ATCAAATCCCAACAGAGCGAAGTAACCAGAATCCTCGATGGGAAAAACATCAAGTACGAGCTGGTGGATATCTCCCAGGACAACGCTCTCCGGGAGGAGATGAGGGCCAAGGCTGGCAACCCCAAAGCCATCCCACCCCAGATCGTCAACGGAGACCACTACTGCGGG GATTACGAGCTCTTTGTGGAAGCGGTGGAGCAAAACACCCTGCAGGAGTTCCTGAAGCTGGCCTGA
- the CEP85 gene encoding centrosomal protein of 85 kDa isoform X1 — MAALEKHPDLRLQQNNPSDPSTSQKSNFLETDWKTPMLSVKFQSHVSRSSSVADSGDGGIGTSCSDSTEDSCNSSNGSSFQPIKTQVTIPTAHVMPSTLGASPSKLCSAGDQNRSQHTSKTAMPGSASEHAGLVRSGDFNAGKSSQVPSRELLHLYRTAGEKAFEQSWNPVSDHMRTEDTWKFDTPAIEHTLNQSLFLDSLCTDPLRRFQKFSPNSGAAEAAKDHYKVLPESKQASGAKGACEPQDGTWPSGSRLMSPGLQANSLFSKPVPPSSRAWMPEACMLHPHERACELSAWKQQLEKVQLQIEQMQLQNGGACHHPSMYSPSLPTPDLAQWINILNSNENLLKEKELLIDRQRQHISQLEQKVRESELQVRSALLGCPAPYGDAYMLRMQELQRENTFLRAQFTEKTESLSKEKIELERKLAATEVDAKLIRESLKEMMQKHAEELKKQEERVKGRDKHINNLKKKCQKESEQNRERQQRIETLERYLADLPTLEDHQKQSQKLKESELKNTAMQETVLALETELGDVRAAFREQEMQLETQKHKELELLSTLRSLQDKVQQCGKNAERGPPVQDGEKQKIENDSLKKECDCLRKIVDKQQKKMEQLSLEVKNLEEQVAQEEGTSQALKEEAMRRENALQQLRTAVKELSVQNQDLIEKNLTLQERLRQAELATQPLPAETARLAQELHGELASCLQDLQSVYSIVTQRAQGKDPNLSLLLGIRSVQCSAKEKDDLLSPDGLAKKLVEVKQLHKEVEDLRTAISDRYAQDMGDNCITQ, encoded by the exons ATGGCTGCTCTTGAGAAACATCCGGACCTGAGGCTCCAGCAGAACAATCCATCAG ATCCCAGCACCAGTCAGAAGAGTAATTTCTTGGAGACTGACTGGAAGACGCCTATGTTGTCTGTGAAGTTCCAGAGCCATGTCAGTCGCTCTTCAAGCGTGGCTGACAGCGGGGATGGGGGCATTGGGACCTCCTGCTCAGACAGCACAGAAG ACTCTTGTAATTCCAGTAACGGTTCCTCATTCCAGCCCATCAAAACCCAAGTGACGATCCCAACAGCCCATGTTATGCCTTCTACACTGGGTGCCTCGCCCTCCAAGCTGTGTTCTGCAGGAGACCAGAACCGTTCGCAGCATACTTCAAAAACTGCTATGCCAGGATCTGCTTCTGAACACGCAGGGCTTGTCAGAAGTGGAGATTTTAATGCCGGGAAGTCTTCTCAGGTACCATCCAGGGAACTCTTGCATCTCTACAGGACTGCAGGGGAAAAGGCTTTCGAGCAATCCTGGAATCCTGTTTCTGATCACATGAGAACAGAAGATACGTGGAAGTTTGACACCCCTGCCATTGAGCACACCCTTAACCAGTCTCTCTTTCTGGATAGTTTGTGCACTGACCCTCTCCGCAGGTTCCAGAAGTTCAGTCCAAACTCTGGGGCGGCTGAGGCAGCAAAGGACCATTATAAAGTGCTGCCAGAGAGCAAGCAAGCATCAGGGGCTAAAGGAGCCTGTGAGCCTCAGGACGGAACGTGGCCGAGTGGGAGCAGACTGATGTCCCCAGGACTCCAGGCCAACAGTTTGTTTTCAAAACCTGTACCTCCTTCATCTCGAGCATGGATGCCAGAAGCCTGCATGCTACATCCGCATGAGAGGGCCTGCGAGCTCAGTGCTTGGAAACAACAGCTAGAGAAAGTACAGTTGCAAATAGAGCAAATGCAG TTACAAAATGGAGGCGCCTGCCACCATCCCTCGATGTATTCTCCTTCGCTGCCTACACCTGATCTAGCCCAGTGGATCAATATCCTGAACTCCAATGAAAACCTACTCAAGGAGAAAGAGCTTCTCATTGACAG acaAAGGCAACACATATCCCAGTTAGAGCAGAAGGTTCGGGAAAGTGAATTACAGGTTCGCAGTGCCCTGCTTGGCTGTCCAGCACCCTACGGAGATGCCTACATGTTGAGAATGCAG GAGCTGCAGCGGGAGAACACATTTCTTCGAGCACAGTTCACAGAGAAGACTGAATCCCTCAGTAAGGAGAAGATTGAATTGGAGAGAAAACTGGCTGCTACAGAGGTGGATGCGAAGCTGATCCGGGAGTCGCTGAAGGAAATGATGCAGAAACATGCAGAGGAgttaaagaaacaggaagaaagg GTGAAGGGAAGAGACAAACACATAAATAACCTTAAAAAGAAATGCCAGAAGGAATCTGAACAAAACAGAGAGAGACAACAGAGAATTGAGACCCTGGAACGATACCTGGCTGATCTACCAACCCTGGAGGACCACCAGAAACAGAGTCAGAAG CTGAAGGAATCCGAACTGAAGAATACTGCTATGCAGGAAACAGTGCTGGCACTGGAAACGGAGCTCGGAGATGTCCGGgctgctttcagggagcaagagaTGCAGCTAGAAACCCAAAAACACAAGGAGCTGGAGCTTCTTTCCACTCTGCGCAG CTTGCAGGACAAGGTGCAGCAGTGTGGAAAGAATGCAGAGAGAGGACCCCCTGTCCAGGATGGggagaaacagaaaatagaaaatgacTCTCTGAAGAAAGAATGTGACTGCCTCAGGAAG ATTGTGGACAAACAGCAGAAGAAGATGGAGCAGTTGTCCTTGGAAGTAAAG AACCTGGAAGAACAGGTGGCCCAGGAAGAGGGGACAAGCCAGGCTCTGAAAGAGGAGGCGATGAGAAGAGAAAACGCACTGCAGCAGCTCCGGACCGCTGTGAAAGAG CTTTCAGTGCAGAATCAGGATCTCATTGAGAAGAACCTGACCCTTCAGGAGCGACTCCGGCAGGCAGAACTAGCAACCCAGCCGCTGCCTGCTGAGACAGCCCGCCTCGCCCAGGAGCTGCACGGCGAGCTGGCCAGCTGTCTGCAGGATCTGCAGTCTGTCTACAGCATTGTCACTCAGAGGGCTCAGGGCAAGGATCCCAacctctccctgctcctgggcATTCGCT CTGTGCAGTGCTCTGCTAAGGAGAAGGACGACTTGCTGAGCCCTGATGGACTTGCAAAGAAACTGGTGGAGGTAAAACAGCTTCACAAAGAGGTGGAGGACTTAAGGACGGCAATATCTGACAGATACGCTCAGGACATGGGAGACAACTGCATCACCCAGTAA
- the UBXN11 gene encoding UBX domain-containing protein 11 isoform X1 produces the protein MQGAARTDAELMSSMMQKITLLEQKLEKQAQEIQLKDRRIAELEEEMKTLQKGEGAPDLPTAEELEIRCLQLQTQVWEMERFLNDYGLIWVGERHEQPEDSESLEDEEELPARSLWKPGEAVVSKHHIDFDLILENVKDLNMLAGEGVSQIEHTPGGARLRQPEPLPLTLYQNGIVMFNGPFRPYEDPSTQQCLQDIMDGYFPSELQMRYPDGIPLQVIDRRNVVFRERDLPGSFPGHGQAVGHSKSSEVQETTKTPGPKSSLKQFLNKPSKSSEHRGQVISVRDSARAAQQGTGGVWSSKEILVETPTLLALERTKTAEEAEASAPDICTLRIKSESGEQTYLLKMLFTETIGDLRQHLAYARGGDSDSYDIISTFPQRMYMDNSRSLQECGLIPNASLLLRRRDPSQQEGTGLQTA, from the exons ATGCAAG GTGCAGCTCGCACCGACGCAGAGCTCATGTCCTCCATGATGCAAAAAATCACTCTGTTGGAGCAAAAATTAGAGAAACAAGCACAAGAAATCCAGCTGAAG gacaggaggattGCTGAACTTGAAGAGGAGATGAAGACGCTTCAGAAAGGAGAAG GTGCTCCTGACTTACCCACAGCAGAAGAACTGGAAATTAGGTGCCTTCAGCTGCAGACCCAGGTCTGGGAGATGGAG CGGTTTCTAAATGACTATGGTCTGATTTGGGTTGGAGAGAGACATGAACAGCCAGAAGATTCAGAATCACTTGAGGATGAAGAAGAGCTGCCAGCAAGGAGCCTATGGAAGCCAG GTGAAGCAGTTGTTTCCAAACACCACATTGATTTTGATTTGATCTTGGAAAACGTGAAGGATTTGAACATGCTGGCTGGAGAAGGTGTTTCTCAAATCGAGCACACGCCTGGGGGTGCTCGGCTGAGACAGCCAGAACCCCTCCCTCTTACGCTGTACCAAAATGGGATCGTCATGTTCAACGGGCCCTTTCGGCCCTACGAGGACCCATCCACACAG CAATGCCTGCAGGATATCATGGATGGCTATTTTCCTTCCGAGTTGCAGATGCGCTACCCAGATGGCATCCCTTTGCAG GTCATTGACAGAAGGAACGTGGTATTTCGGGAGAGAGACCTTCCAGGGAGTTTTCCTGGCCATGGCCAAGCAGTTGGCCATTCAAAATCAAGCGAGGTGCAGGAAACCACCAAGACCCCAG gtcCCAAATCCTCCTTGAAGCAGTTTCTCAACAAGCCTTCTAAGTCCTCGGAACACAGAGGACAAGTGATCAGTGTCCGAGATTCagccagagcagcacagcag GGTACTGGTGGGGTGTGGAGCAGCAAAGAGATCCTGGTGGAGACACCCACGCTGTTGGCCCTGGAGAG GACAAAGACAGCTGAAGAGGCTGAGGCTTCTGCTCCTGACATCTGCACTCTCCGCATCAAATCTGAGAGCGGGGAGCAGACGTACCTCTTGAAGATGCTGTTCACAGAGACCATAGGAGACCTGCGCCAACACCTCGCCTATGCCAG GGGTGGAGACTCCGACTCGTATGATATCATCAGTACCTTTCCCCAGAGGATGTACATGGACAACTCCAGAAGCCTGCAGGAATGTGGCCTGATCCCCAATGCCTCCTTGCTGCTGCGGAGAAGAGACCCCTCCCAACAAGAGGGGACAGGGCTGCAAACAGCTTAA
- the CEP85 gene encoding centrosomal protein of 85 kDa isoform X2 → MPSTLGASPSKLCSAGDQNRSQHTSKTAMPGSASEHAGLVRSGDFNAGKSSQVPSRELLHLYRTAGEKAFEQSWNPVSDHMRTEDTWKFDTPAIEHTLNQSLFLDSLCTDPLRRFQKFSPNSGAAEAAKDHYKVLPESKQASGAKGACEPQDGTWPSGSRLMSPGLQANSLFSKPVPPSSRAWMPEACMLHPHERACELSAWKQQLEKVQLQIEQMQLQNGGACHHPSMYSPSLPTPDLAQWINILNSNENLLKEKELLIDRQRQHISQLEQKVRESELQVRSALLGCPAPYGDAYMLRMQELQRENTFLRAQFTEKTESLSKEKIELERKLAATEVDAKLIRESLKEMMQKHAEELKKQEERVKGRDKHINNLKKKCQKESEQNRERQQRIETLERYLADLPTLEDHQKQSQKLKESELKNTAMQETVLALETELGDVRAAFREQEMQLETQKHKELELLSTLRSLQDKVQQCGKNAERGPPVQDGEKQKIENDSLKKECDCLRKIVDKQQKKMEQLSLEVKNLEEQVAQEEGTSQALKEEAMRRENALQQLRTAVKELSVQNQDLIEKNLTLQERLRQAELATQPLPAETARLAQELHGELASCLQDLQSVYSIVTQRAQGKDPNLSLLLGIRSVQCSAKEKDDLLSPDGLAKKLVEVKQLHKEVEDLRTAISDRYAQDMGDNCITQ, encoded by the exons ATGCCTTCTACACTGGGTGCCTCGCCCTCCAAGCTGTGTTCTGCAGGAGACCAGAACCGTTCGCAGCATACTTCAAAAACTGCTATGCCAGGATCTGCTTCTGAACACGCAGGGCTTGTCAGAAGTGGAGATTTTAATGCCGGGAAGTCTTCTCAGGTACCATCCAGGGAACTCTTGCATCTCTACAGGACTGCAGGGGAAAAGGCTTTCGAGCAATCCTGGAATCCTGTTTCTGATCACATGAGAACAGAAGATACGTGGAAGTTTGACACCCCTGCCATTGAGCACACCCTTAACCAGTCTCTCTTTCTGGATAGTTTGTGCACTGACCCTCTCCGCAGGTTCCAGAAGTTCAGTCCAAACTCTGGGGCGGCTGAGGCAGCAAAGGACCATTATAAAGTGCTGCCAGAGAGCAAGCAAGCATCAGGGGCTAAAGGAGCCTGTGAGCCTCAGGACGGAACGTGGCCGAGTGGGAGCAGACTGATGTCCCCAGGACTCCAGGCCAACAGTTTGTTTTCAAAACCTGTACCTCCTTCATCTCGAGCATGGATGCCAGAAGCCTGCATGCTACATCCGCATGAGAGGGCCTGCGAGCTCAGTGCTTGGAAACAACAGCTAGAGAAAGTACAGTTGCAAATAGAGCAAATGCAG TTACAAAATGGAGGCGCCTGCCACCATCCCTCGATGTATTCTCCTTCGCTGCCTACACCTGATCTAGCCCAGTGGATCAATATCCTGAACTCCAATGAAAACCTACTCAAGGAGAAAGAGCTTCTCATTGACAG acaAAGGCAACACATATCCCAGTTAGAGCAGAAGGTTCGGGAAAGTGAATTACAGGTTCGCAGTGCCCTGCTTGGCTGTCCAGCACCCTACGGAGATGCCTACATGTTGAGAATGCAG GAGCTGCAGCGGGAGAACACATTTCTTCGAGCACAGTTCACAGAGAAGACTGAATCCCTCAGTAAGGAGAAGATTGAATTGGAGAGAAAACTGGCTGCTACAGAGGTGGATGCGAAGCTGATCCGGGAGTCGCTGAAGGAAATGATGCAGAAACATGCAGAGGAgttaaagaaacaggaagaaagg GTGAAGGGAAGAGACAAACACATAAATAACCTTAAAAAGAAATGCCAGAAGGAATCTGAACAAAACAGAGAGAGACAACAGAGAATTGAGACCCTGGAACGATACCTGGCTGATCTACCAACCCTGGAGGACCACCAGAAACAGAGTCAGAAG CTGAAGGAATCCGAACTGAAGAATACTGCTATGCAGGAAACAGTGCTGGCACTGGAAACGGAGCTCGGAGATGTCCGGgctgctttcagggagcaagagaTGCAGCTAGAAACCCAAAAACACAAGGAGCTGGAGCTTCTTTCCACTCTGCGCAG CTTGCAGGACAAGGTGCAGCAGTGTGGAAAGAATGCAGAGAGAGGACCCCCTGTCCAGGATGGggagaaacagaaaatagaaaatgacTCTCTGAAGAAAGAATGTGACTGCCTCAGGAAG ATTGTGGACAAACAGCAGAAGAAGATGGAGCAGTTGTCCTTGGAAGTAAAG AACCTGGAAGAACAGGTGGCCCAGGAAGAGGGGACAAGCCAGGCTCTGAAAGAGGAGGCGATGAGAAGAGAAAACGCACTGCAGCAGCTCCGGACCGCTGTGAAAGAG CTTTCAGTGCAGAATCAGGATCTCATTGAGAAGAACCTGACCCTTCAGGAGCGACTCCGGCAGGCAGAACTAGCAACCCAGCCGCTGCCTGCTGAGACAGCCCGCCTCGCCCAGGAGCTGCACGGCGAGCTGGCCAGCTGTCTGCAGGATCTGCAGTCTGTCTACAGCATTGTCACTCAGAGGGCTCAGGGCAAGGATCCCAacctctccctgctcctgggcATTCGCT CTGTGCAGTGCTCTGCTAAGGAGAAGGACGACTTGCTGAGCCCTGATGGACTTGCAAAGAAACTGGTGGAGGTAAAACAGCTTCACAAAGAGGTGGAGGACTTAAGGACGGCAATATCTGACAGATACGCTCAGGACATGGGAGACAACTGCATCACCCAGTAA